The genomic window ACGCTACAATCTGGTCAGTATGAAGTGGGGACGTTCTGCGGTCTTTGCCAGCATAGCGATAATCGGGGGGGTCTACGCGATCGCCATCGCGCCCGCCTTTGTCGGTTTCCCGGAAGAGCTAGACGCGGTCATCGGCACGACTCAATTCGAGAACGTGCCGGGAGGCGACTCCATCTCGTCGGGTGCTCTTGGCATGACCTTCTCGCATTCTATCATCGGATTCGGCGCGCTCGTCCCCGGGGAATCCTCGGCCGCGGTCGAACTTGAAGTCACGAACTCGGGGGCGCTCCCGTTCACGCTCTCCGTCTCCGCGACGGACATGACCGACGCGGCGAGCGGTGCCTCCATCCCGGCGTCCAAGATAAGTTACGCAACGAGCGCTTCCGGCCCGGGACAAAGCCTCGCCGAGGAACAGAAGATCCCGGGTCTTTCGCTCTTGCCGGGCGAGTCCGCTTCGATATTCATCCGGCTCAAAGCCCCATACGGCGGCTCCCAGTGGCTTCCCGCGGGCGATTACCAGGGTTCCATCACGATCACGGCAAAGGGGGTCTGAAGATGAACGAAGACGACAAGCGGAACGTCCGGTTCTTGGTCGTCCTCTTCATGCCCCTGCTCTTCGCCTCGACCGCGTGGGCGGATCAAGTCCACAGCCAAGCGAGTGTGAAGAACAAGGGGCCTCACGTCGTCGGCATCGACTTCGCAGATGCCGATGATGACGAGGGCACCCCTGGAATACAGATAAGCCCAGTGCCGGGTGGGAGTCGCACGTTCTCCCTCATGGCGCATGCGCAAGACGACAACGGGTGGCAGGACATCTCAGGCATGAGCCTGAAGTTCAAGCGCCCCGACGGGTCGCAGGTGGGAGGCGACGTCTCCGGCGCCGACCGCGGCCACCAAGGGCGCTCCCGCGACTTCGCGGCCTCGTTCACGCTCCAACACTACGACCCACCGGGAACTTACGAACTCGAAGCGGAGGTCTCGGACGGAGCTGGCGACAAGGAGAGCCTCATCGTCGTCGTCACCGTCCAGCAGCTACTCGCTTTCAGCCTCGATGCAAGCTCCATCAGTTTCACGGCCGGTAGCCTCGACCCGGGTTCCTCGACCCACTCGGGACCCTCGACCGTCGGCATCATAAACAAGGGCAACGTGAAGATTGACTTGCAGGTCTCGGCCACGGACATGGCCGCCCAAGGGTTTGACGCCTCCATCCCGGCCGGTAGGATCAAGTACAGTAATGCAGCCGACATGGCGGGCGAGGTAGGGCTCGCAAGCGCACCATCGACCGACGCGTCGTTCGACCTTCTGCCAGGTTCGGGCGCCGTGCGCTCCGCGTACTTCGACATACACGTGCCGACCGGCGACGAGCAGTTCGTCCCGGCCGCCACCTACACTGGCTCGATCAGCATCGGAGCGGTGGTGAGCCAATGAAGTCCGCCACGATCATGACCCAACTCGCTTTGGCGCTCGTGACCATGCTCGCCGCGACCTCGTTGGCGGCGGCGCAGACCAACAACGCAACGAACAGCACGGGCAATGGCAGCGGTTTCGGCGTGACGCCCGTGGAGTTGGAGTTCACCGACCCCGCGCTTCTACGTGGCCAGGCCTACGAGGGCCAGTTCCGGTTGAACAACCAGTTCGACGAGACGCTCACGATCACGACTGAACCACAGGGTGTGATGGCCTCGTGGATCTCCGTGAATCCGGCCAATCCGTTCACGATTTCACCCGGCACGGCGAGGATCCTGAAAGTCACGCTCACCGTCCCGGCGGACGCGGCGAACGGCGACTATGCTGGCGCCGTGCGCATCCACGCCCAAAGCGGCGGCTCCCCGGCCGGTTCCGGCGCGAGCGTCAACATGGAACTCGTCCCCGCGATCACGGCCAAGGTCGGCGGCGTCGAGACCTTGAGGTTCTCCCTTGAAGCCGCGAAGATAGCGGATGCCGAGGCGGACAAGCCGTTGAGCGTCATCGTGGACGTGATCAACACGGGAAACGTCCGCGCGGCGCCCAGTTTCGACGTGCAAGTCTACGATGAGAACGGTGATTCCGTCCTCGTCGAGACCATCCAAGGTTCGAGTGTGCCGGCTAGCGGGCACGCGACGCAAGCGCCCCGCACCGTCAAAGGCCTCCCCGTGGGCGAGTACGAAGCCACGGTCGCGCTCTCCGAAAACGGCGACCTCGCTCCCTTCCGTGGGCTCCTCTTCAAAGTGGTCCCGGCGGGCACGCTGTCGCTTTCAGAGGGCAAACAAGGCTCCTTCGTGTCGCTCGATGCGGACAGGGCCGTGAAGCCGAACGGACTCGCGAAACTCTCCGCCGCGTTCAAGAACACGGGTGCCAAGGACATCATCAACGCCAAGCTCAACGCGGAGATCTCGCTCGATGGCGAACGCATCGCGGTCATCACGTCCGACCCCGTGTTCGTCCCTGCGGGCGAAGAGATGGAGATCCCGATGTACTGGACCGCGGGCGAAGCCGGGACCTACAAGGTCACCGGTTGGGTCACGTTCGACGGATTGAAGAGTGTTTCCAAGGACGTGGAGATCCTCGTAAGCTCCACCGCGTCAGGCTCGACGGACGGCTCGGGCTCGAAGTCGAACACCATGACCGGCGGTTCGAACGATTCGACGGGTTCGAAGGCCAGCGATGATTCAGGAAAGAGCAGTGATCAAGGCGCTCGCACGCCGGGCCTCGGCTTGCTCGAGGCGTTGAGCGTCGCGGCTGTCGCCGGGATCGCATTCGGCCGCAGATCCAGGAAGTAGGCGCCGCCTTCAAATCGCCCGAGGTCCTTCGGGTGCATTTGCCGCAGGACGCCCACGTGCAGGAATTGGACGCCATTAGCGACAGTGGCCGGCGAGCAAACCACGCCGGTCTAGTTTCTCTTCTACTTCCGCAGGTCTAGTTTCTCCTCTGCTTCTTCTTTGCATGCATCATTGCGGATCCCGCGACGAGCGCGATTGGAAGGGCCTGGGTCGGCGCATCCGCTTCGTTCGAGGACTCTGATGCGGCGACGGCATCGACCACCGGGGTGGCAGGCGGTTCCACCTCCACGTCCAAGTTGTCGCGTTCCGTCGCGGATCTAAGGCCTGTCGCCGTCCCATCAAGGGCGATAAGGATCGTGCCCGGCTCAACGGCCGGTGCCGTTATCGGCGCGCTCGGCGTCGAACTCATGCCAAAGGGAAGTGGCAATGGGTTCGGGGGGACCGGGTCAGAAGGTCTCTTGATCATGATGCTTGCGGTATCGATCGCGTTCCATGTGTCCTTCGCCGTGATGCGCAGGGTTTGCGGCGCATCCGCGTAGGGGACCCGCGTCCCATAGGATTGAGTTCGTCCTGAGAAATCGAAGTCGTTGGAACCGGCGGCAAGGGCCACCGCCTCCTCGTTCGGAAGAAGTGCTACCGTGAACCGCGTTCCGTCGTCCGTCGTGGCCTCGACTGCGGAGATGTCGCGACGCCCGTTCGTGTCCGAGACTTGGAAAACGACCGTCGCGCCGCCGTCACGCGCAGAATCGACGACCCGCTTCGCTCCGATGCGGGGGCCGGAGTTGGCGACGCTTAACGATACCGACACCGAGTGCCCGGCCCCGATGATCGCGCTCCCGGGCTCATCGCTCGCCGTCGTCGATGAGGATGGCGCCGGTTCTACGCCCGTCTTTTCAGGCTCGATGGTCTCTTTCCCGCCAGTCAACGTCGGCGTGTCTGTGGCGTCCGCGTGTGACGTGCTGCCGGGGGAGCTAGTCTCCGTGAGGCCCGCAAGTGTCGTCGACGACGCTACGGCATCCGTGCCCGTCGAAGCGGGCGACGACGGACCGGTGGCGGCTGGTTGCGTTGCGGATGTGGTAGGTTCCTTGTTCGTGGCGCTCGACGCGTCGATCACGGTCGCGGACGGCGGCGCGTCGTCGCTTTGCTCCATGGTCGTCGGTCCGTGTCGTGTGCCATCGCTCGTCGTACCGGTCTCTTCGGCGCTGTCTGATCGGGTGACATCGGTTGACGGATCGGCAACCTTCTCAGCGGGCGAGTCCTCCAACGGACCGTCTAGAGAGACCCCAGCGGTGTCGGCGTTTTCTGTGGCTTCGCTCGTGGATGTCCCGTCGCGTCCAGCGTTCGCTCCGGTTCCATCCGTCGCTTGCGCATCGGTGCCCTCCCCGATGTCGGCCGGACGCTGGTCGTTGAAAACCTGGGGCGCCGGAGCCTCGATGGGTCGTTCGCCCATGAAGGACATCCTCGCGATGGCGGTCGCGGCGCTCGCCGTGCCGTCTACCATCGAATGCACCGTGGCCATCGCTTGGCCCACTATGGCCACCTCGCCGCTCCCGGGCATTGCCATGGCGGCGCCCACGAGGGCGGCGCCCATGAGCACGCCCACTACCACCGACAGCCTCATTCGCAGTGCAGGCCGCGCAGGGGCTCATAAAGAATCTCGGAATTTTCTATTCGAGAACGCTCCAAGACCAGAAAACCATGTCACGGTGTATCATGGTAAGAAGTCTGATTTCGCGGCGCGCACGGACCATCGGTGGGGAGTACCACGTCGTTCCGGTGCCGCCGCGCCGCTATGGGTCCGCTACTTCGCGATCCAGTGCGGAGCGCCCGCCAAGGTCGTCCGCTTGAGCTTCCCCGCTTTCTCGAACGATTCGAGCTCCTTTTCCATCTTCTCCTGCGGCACGCCGAAGACGCGCGACAACTCGATGAGCGGCGCCGCGCCGTGGTGTCTCACGTAACCGATGACATCCGTCGGTGTCGCCTTCTTGAGTTTGCCGCCGGAAAGCCAGTCGATCGCGCCTTCCACTTGCTCCGGGTCGAATGCGTGGTCGATGGTCACGACCGTGCCGTGGCCGTCGGTGATCGCGATGTTGTAGAACCCGATGTGGACGTCGAACGCCTCCCCCTGCTTCTCGAACGCCGCCTGGCAGGCCTCCTCATCCGCGTACGCCTTCTCGAACTTGGAAACGTCAAGGCCGGCCGCCTTCGCAGCTTCCGTGAAATACGCATCGTCTCGCGGCCAATCGCCCTCTACGACCGTGCGGCGAAGGATTTCGCGCACGAATCGAGCGCCCTTCGAGTCGCCTTGCTTGTACGCGGCCATGGCGGCCATCGTCGCGGGAAAGACGGTCTCCGGCATGACGAGGCCATCATAGTCCGTCGGGATCGGGACGCCCATGATGTCGATCGCCTCCTTCGCCCACTCCGTCATGTCCTTCATCGAGTTGAGCTCGTAGTGCTTCTTGTACTCCGCCAGGTCGTTGTAGACGGCGAGCGTCATCGTCTTCACGTCGATCTGATTGCCATAGACAAGCTTCAGACGGTTCATCAGGGCCTCGTAGCCCCATGACCACCAGCAGGTGGGCGCGGTCGCGTGATAGACCTGGATCCGGTGTTCGTGGTCGTGATGCGTCATGAGAAACCCCACGTCGCGAGCGGGCCGACGCTATATCTGGTTTGGCTGAGGCCCAGGGAACCAGGCCCAGGCCTCCGGCACCCGACAAGGAAACACCCGAGGGTCGAAAGTCACGAAGCGGTCGGCGGACGAAACGCAGGCGATTCCCTGCGTCGGAAGGCCCCACTCTTGCACCGGTTCAAATGGGCGACGCGTCAAATACATAGTCGACAAGGAGCAACCCTGCGGTGGAAAGATAGCTGCCGTCGGGTCGTCGCTCCCCGACCGGTGGCGAAGACAACACCTCGGATCAGCGCAAGCCCCAATCGCCAAACCAGAAGCCAAGCAACGCTTGGCCCGCCACCGGCCCTCCCTCTTACAGGCGGAGGCAAGAAGGCACGGGAGGCCGGCCGTGAAGCGAACGAGCTTCCGGCAGACTGGGTGGAGGGGGACAAACCCCCTCCCCTTATTCCACGTAAGGTCGAATCGCGGTCCACACAAGTGGATGACTCTCGGTCCGCACCGTCACGTTCCCCGCATCACTTCTTTAGCCGTCTCTTCGGTAGGCACGAAATGTTCTCGGCGATGTATTCTCTCCAAGGTTTCCAGTAGTGCTCGTGCCAACCCGCATCAAGTGCTTCATACTGGTCGTCCGGGACGTTCGCGTGCACGAGATCCAAGACGGCGCCGTTCATGTCCTTCGAGAACGATAGCACCAACAAGGAATCGGCGTCATCCTCTCGCCAGTCGGAGCCGCGCCATGACTGCACGATGAGCCGCTTGGCGACGACTGCCAGGTTAACGCCTTCGATGAAGCCGTCCCAAGCCGTGAACGGGGCGCCAAGCTTCATCGAGATCATCGCTCCACCGCCCGTCGCCGCGGAGTGTCTTTTCGGATCGAGGTAAGTGTCGAACAAGTCGTCGGGCGTCGTCGCGAACTTCACGCTCTGGATGATGGTCCTCGCCATAGGGTCGGCCTTCCAAGGAGGGACACGCGGCTCCCCGCTTAATCATGCCCTTTCGCCGTTCGAGCCGACCGGGTGAAACGGGATAATCTTCTCCCGCCATCGAACAGCTGTCTGCCACGAGGGACGCGTCAGACCCACGGCCAAGACGCGTCTCGTGGCGGCACTCTCACAAGCGAGATCCGCCACCTCTCCCGTGGACACCGATCCCACGTGGTGAGATGGGACGAACCCCCGGATCGTGGGACGGGTCCGCCCTGTCCCAGCACCGAGGGCGCGTCAGTGACGGCGATGGAGGATCTCCACCCCACTTCGCCGGCGCACGAGTCTCGCTTTGAGGTCGTAGCCGTAGGCGACCCCGGCCGCGAGCCCCGCAAGATGCGCGAGGTGGGCGATCTTGGTCCCGTCGCCTAGCCCGAAGATGTCGAGGACCGCGAAAATCGCCGTCATCGCGTAAAGCGGCATCGGGAATATGATGAAGATGACGGTTAGGTTCGGGTAGAGGATGGTCACGGCACCGAGCACGCCCATCAAAGCGCCGCTGGCGCCGAGCACGGTTCCCGGGAACAGGAGAGACTGCGCGACGCCGGCCACGAGGCCGCACACGATGAAGAACCCGAGGAACCGCGCCGGCCCTATCTCCCGCTCCAGGTAGGGGCCGAAGAAGTAGAGGAAGAGCGAGTTGAAGAGGAGATGGAAGGGGTTGTACGGGTCGTGGGAGACGATCGACGTGAGAAGGGTCCACGGGGCGCTTTGGACCGTCCCGACGTTGAGGCCGAAAAGTGCCAGGACCACGCGCGGGTCCCCCGAGTAAAAGAGGACCGCCCACTCGGCCAGGTACACGACCACGAGTGTCAAAAGCAGTTTCTTGTTCATCGAACCGCGCGTGAAGGTCCGTACGCGCGACGCGACCGACGGCCCGCGCGCGACGGGTGAGCGCCACTCGGGTTGGAAGAACTGTCCCGAAGACCTCGCGCTCTCCCGATATTGCGAGAGGGCCGCGCATTGGTGGCTCTCCGGCAATCGGTGGTTGACGCAGAACGCGCGGTTGCAGAACCTGCATTCGAAGGGCAGATACTCCTCACGGCCGCACAGATGGCAGCTTCCCGAGACCATCGAGGCGGCGAACGCGCCATGCTATAAAATAGGTTGTTCGCGCTGCACCGTCCATGGTACAGGGGCCTTTCTCCGGCGCGGAAGCGAGGGGCGGTAGGGAAGCCAGAAAACCCAACCCGCGGTCGCGACCGATCCTACCGTTTACTCCTATGCCGATCGGCTCGGCCTTGAGCGCCGACCCGGCGGTCGCGACGATGATGGCGGCGGGCCGTCTCATCGCTGCCGCGCGTCTTCCGGCGAACACGGTCGTCGACCTCTCGTCACGCTACGGTCCTCGAGTCACCGCCACGGCCGCTGGGTCTCCCTGCGGAAAACTTGAGCCCGATCACTTCGTCGAGATCGTCGACTACGATCCCAGGCTCAACAATCTCACGTTCATCGGACCCGCCCCTGCCGGAGATTTCGCGCCCCTCCACTGGCTGATCCATCGCGCGAAAAGGGAAGTGAACGCCGTCATCTCGGTGAGAGACGACGTCGTTGACGAGGCGCGAAGGAAAGGCGCGGATTTCACGGCGACGACGGGCCCGCCGGCGCGCGACTTTCTGGAACTCGCCATGCAAGTTCTCGCCGGGTTGAGGGCGTCGAACTACGTCGTCACCGAAGGGCACGGTATCGTCTGCGCAGGAAAGACGCACGACGAGGTCGCGAAGACGGTGGTGGGGCACCGGGACATGGCGCAACGGTTCCTTGCCGGACGGACGAGTTGAAGGGTTTTCTCTTTCGCGTCCGCGCTCCATCATAGTGAACCCTCCGGTTGCACTTCACGGCCGTTGGAGAACACTTGTTCAACAAACCATATCGGGGACCTCCGGTAAGCCGCGTTACGGGCTTTTCGTGGCTAAGCCTTCTCCAGATGGGGAGAACCAAGGTTCAACAAAGCCTATATATTGAGCACGGCAAGTCTGGTCATCCCTTCTTAAAGGGAAATAGGAGTCGAGTCCGATGAAAAAAGCCCGCGCCAAAACCTTCGCGATCCTCGCTGTCTGCTTCATGGCACTCTCGGTCGTTCCGGCCGGAGCGCTTCCTACGCCAGGCCTGTCGGGCTCAGCCTCGCAGACCGTACTCGGGCGCGTCTTCCCGGAAGCCATGCAGACGAACGATTACATCTCGTACGACGAGGCGAGACAAGGCCTGGACATGCTCGCCGCGGCTCATAGCGACCTCATGAAGGTCATCGAGGTCGGTCCCTCCGTCGGTTGGGTCAACGCGGCGACCGGACAAAAGGAGCCGAGCCAGGTCATAATGGTGGAGATGACGAACACCAAGTCGGCGATCGCCCGCGAGGACAAGATCGTCGTCCTCTACATGCTCTCGATCCACGGCAACGAGAAGGGCGGCCGCGAGGGGGGACTCCGGGTCATCGAAGACCTCGTGACGACGCAGGGGATCGTCGTCGCGAAGCCCGAACTCAAGAAGTACCTCGATTACATGATACTCCTCTTCCTTTTCCCGAACCCAGACGGTTGGACGCACGAGGAGGCCGAGTACCGGGCGAACTGCCCCGGTTACTTCCCCGTGCCGGCTCCGACCCCTGACGGGTGCATCGAGAGCCAGAACTTCGTCCGCGTCAACGGCAACGGCGTGGATCTCAACAGGCAAGGGCCGACCGTCGGATGGTCGCGCGGCCAAGGCTCGCACGCGTCCATGTCGCAGCCCGAGTCGCAGGCCTACTTCAATTACATCAAGGCGAACTACGACAAGATCGACTACGCCACGGACATCCACGGGATGTTGCAGCCGGCAGACGGCGACCAGAACGTGGTGAACCAGAACGCGCAACCGCCGGATCCGATGGACGGGGCGCCGAACCCCGATGACTTCGTCCACACGGGCCCCGTGATGGAGAACGACGTGAGGTCGCGTGGCCATTTCGTCCTCACGATGCTTCCCGCCGGCCGGTTCACGCCGAGCGAGATGGTCGATATCACGTCGCTTGCGGAGCTCGTGAAGGAGCGCCTCAACGCCGACCCCGCCTTCACCGAGTGGAGCACGCTGCCGCAGTCCGGGGTCGCCTGGGGAGGCGAGTTCAACGAGTGGGGTACCGTCTGGGACACGATCGGTTACACGGACAGCGGTTTCTCGTCCGACTTCTTCGCGCAGGACCAGGGCCTCAACGCGCCGGGTGTCGACTTCGAGCTCGCGTACAACCACGTCACGTTCGACAACTACTACCCAGGCCTCGCTGCGCGCATCAACGCGTACCACGTCGAGGCCGTCCGCATAATCGTCTCCGCCTTCATGGACCAGGCGGCAAAGCAGATCAAGAACTCGATCGAGACCAACGG from Euryarchaeota archaeon includes these protein-coding regions:
- a CDS encoding DsbA family protein, with the translated sequence MTHHDHEHRIQVYHATAPTCWWSWGYEALMNRLKLVYGNQIDVKTMTLAVYNDLAEYKKHYELNSMKDMTEWAKEAIDIMGVPIPTDYDGLVMPETVFPATMAAMAAYKQGDSKGARFVREILRRTVVEGDWPRDDAYFTEAAKAAGLDVSKFEKAYADEEACQAAFEKQGEAFDVHIGFYNIAITDGHGTVVTIDHAFDPEQVEGAIDWLSGGKLKKATPTDVIGYVRHHGAAPLIELSRVFGVPQEKMEKELESFEKAGKLKRTTLAGAPHWIAK
- a CDS encoding rhomboid family intramembrane serine protease, whose translation is MVSGSCHLCGREEYLPFECRFCNRAFCVNHRLPESHQCAALSQYRESARSSGQFFQPEWRSPVARGPSVASRVRTFTRGSMNKKLLLTLVVVYLAEWAVLFYSGDPRVVLALFGLNVGTVQSAPWTLLTSIVSHDPYNPFHLLFNSLFLYFFGPYLEREIGPARFLGFFIVCGLVAGVAQSLLFPGTVLGASGALMGVLGAVTILYPNLTVIFIIFPMPLYAMTAIFAVLDIFGLGDGTKIAHLAHLAGLAAGVAYGYDLKARLVRRRSGVEILHRRH
- a CDS encoding SRPBCC domain-containing protein, yielding MARTIIQSVKFATTPDDLFDTYLDPKRHSAATGGGAMISMKLGAPFTAWDGFIEGVNLAVVAKRLIVQSWRGSDWREDDADSLLVLSFSKDMNGAVLDLVHANVPDDQYEALDAGWHEHYWKPWREYIAENISCLPKRRLKK